In the genome of Cryptomeria japonica chromosome 8, Sugi_1.0, whole genome shotgun sequence, one region contains:
- the LOC131049297 gene encoding F-box/kelch-repeat protein At5g15710-like: MEGILISAVAGDGEKRGMSDMDDYLKEQIFKKLPLISIFQIRLVCKQWNEILSSRKFLSSLPEQNPWLLIFGEDYCMSYCFSTKKWRAISLSFLPPTLQNNFGLYMKSSTALGLLAFFKTHFDFFKKKPELYLCNPLMRICSRTEIWMTENFYVVHGTNSEPYLLEEENKKSLKIYHYCQDSWEIKHKFAKDLDLCPDEMVECKGVIFWRTSSPAIVDGFSMEVDCIKPVRMAPPPSQFVEDDYKTGTLFKSIVAYGSSVLLVTLRNEYGDEIEPLRMVIWELFEDKQDNSLWKWKELVRMSAHDSLPQVFRGDKRINEGITVGNYLCLRFREPYSHLIVAYDLKKRIWQILPQSGRKDFTQMLSFGPKLIFPELLPILKE, encoded by the coding sequence atggAGGGAATACTTATTTCTGCTGTTGCAGGAGATGGAGAGAAGCGTGGTATGTCTGACATGGATGACTATCTAAAGGAACAAATATTTAAGAAACTTCCATTAATATCAATATTCCAGATTCGCCTAGTTTGCAAACAATGGAATGAGATTTTGTCCTCGCGCAAATTTCTGTCTTCGTTGCCCGAGCAGAATCCATGGCTTCTCATATTCGGTGAAGATTATTGTATGTCTTACTGTTTTTCAACCAAAAAATGGAGGGccatctctctctccttccttccacCTACTCTGCAAAATAATTTCGGACTCTATATGAAATCAAGTACAGCATTGGGATTGCTGGCTTTTTTCAAAACCCACTttgatttctttaaaaaaaaaccaGAACTATATCTTTGCAATCCGCTTATGAGAATTTGTTCACGTACAGAAATATGGATGACTGAAAACTTTTATGTTGTACATGGGACAAATTCGGAACCATATTTGTtagaggaagaaaataaaaagtccttaaaaataTACCATTATTGTCAAGATTCATGGGAGATTAAACATAAGTTTGCAAAGGATTTAGACTTATGCCCTGATGAAATGGTTGAATGCAAGGGCGTTATTTTCTGGAGGACAAGTAGTCCTGCAATAGTTGATGGTTTTAGTATGGAAGTTGATTGTATCAAACCTGTGAGAATGGCTCCGCCACCCTCCCAATTTGTTGAGGATGACTATAAGACTGGAACTTTATTTAAAAGTATTGTTGCATATGGATCGTCTGTTCTTCTAGTGACATTAAGGAACGAATATGGGGATGAGATAGAGCCGCTGCGTATGGTTATTTGGGAGTTGTTTGAAGACAAGCAAGATAACTCGCTTTGGAAGTGGAAAGAATTGGTTAGAATGTCTGCACATGACTCACTCCCTCAAGTTTTTCGTGGAGATAAGCGGATCAATGAGGGCATTACAGTGGGGAATTACTTGTGCCTTCGCTTTCGAGAACCATATAGTCATTTGATCGTTGCATATGATTTAAAGAAACGAATTTGGCAAATTCTTCCACAAAGCGGACGGAAAGACTTTACTCAAATGCTGTCATTTGGCCCCAAACTTATTTTCCCGGAACTTTTACCTATATTAAAGGAATGA
- the LOC131049294 gene encoding cyclin-D1-2-like isoform X1 → MEVKILTTLKWRLCSITPFNFIHYLLFRLKGTNAVPQDLISQTIAFIMNTTRVIDFSDHRPSSIAAAAIMCACKEVLQTESADCKEAILSSKQFNKEKIISCYNLMQQLVMDNFSTTNKISSGTSHTQNTVHGSGPTVVKNEIPQINFAKILVFIMIFPNDL, encoded by the exons ATGGAAGTCAAAATCCTGACAACATTAAAATGGAGATTATGCTCCATTACACCTTTTAACTTCATTCATTACCTCCTGTTCAGACTCAAAGGCACCAATGCAGTGCCTCAAGATTTGATATCTCAAACAATCGCCTTCATTATGAATACTACTAGAG TGATTGATTTCTCGGATCATCGGCCATCATCGATTGCTGCGGCAGCCATTATGTGTGCTTGTAAGGAGGTTTTACAGACAGAATCAGCAGATTGCAAAGAAGCCATACTATCTTCCAAACAATTCAACAAA GAGAAAATCATAAGCTGTTACAATTTAATGCAGCAGCTTGTGATGGACAATTTCTCTACTACAAATAAGATTTCAAGTGGCACCTCTCACACTCAAAACACTGTACATGGCAGTGGACCAACGGTGGTAAAAAATGAAATCCCCCAGATAAATTTTGCTAAGATTTTAGTATTTATTATGATTTTTCCAAACGATTTGTAA
- the LOC131049294 gene encoding cyclin-D1-1-like isoform X2, with the protein MISLLVQKEKEHLPREDYVERYLNLDLDLAARQEAISWMNKVQAHNNLRPLTAYLSVNYLDRFLSSYQSQQGIGCPLQLLLVACLSLATKMEDKVPPLTDLQIGGAKFDFEAQTI; encoded by the exons ATGATATCTTTGTTAGTGCAGAAGGAGAAAGAGCATCTTCCCCGTGAAGACTACGTTGAGCGTTATCTAAACCTCGATTTAGATCTCGCGGCTCGTCAAGAAGCAATCAGCTGGATGAACAAG GTTCAAGCGCATAATAATCTGAGACCTCTTACAGCATACTTATCAGTAAATTATCTGGATCGCTTTCTGTCAAGCTATCAATCGCAG CAAGGGATAGGCTGTCCGTTACAGTTATTATTGGTTGCGTGCCTGTCACTCGCTACGAAAATGGAGGATAAGGTTCCGCCACTTACTGATTTACAG ATCGGAGGTGCAAAATTTGATTTCGAAGCTCAAACAATATAA